A part of Lactobacillus sp. ESL0700 genomic DNA contains:
- a CDS encoding DUF2634 domain-containing protein, whose amino-acid sequence MTFQIKNSRIRSKADGLPAMVQAVWKILKTERFVYPIYSDQYGNDLPDLFGKSFSYARVEIKRMLEEALLDDDRVTEVTIDSIEQSDSTTLSVTGTCTTIYGDVPIESEVKISDTR is encoded by the coding sequence CTGACTTTTCAAATCAAGAATAGCCGCATACGTAGTAAAGCTGATGGTTTACCTGCGATGGTGCAGGCAGTGTGGAAAATTCTGAAAACTGAACGCTTTGTTTATCCAATATATTCAGATCAATATGGCAACGACTTACCAGATTTATTCGGCAAGTCGTTTTCTTATGCGCGAGTTGAGATCAAGCGAATGCTGGAAGAAGCGCTACTTGATGATGACCGGGTGACTGAAGTGACGATTGACAGCATTGAGCAGTCAGATAGCACTACGTTATCCGTGACGGGGACTTGCACCACAATTTATGGCGATGTGCCAATAGAAAGTGAAGTGAAGATAAGTGACACCAGATGA
- a CDS encoding baseplate J/gp47 family protein has protein sequence MTPDDLAAEFEEHDVDYYMEEMLDAVPDDIDKREGSVIYDAIAPAALVMAQENQRMAMIIKETYVRTADGEFLDYRAQERGTARYAATQTEVKAKITDSDGNGLTNVQVGDQFASIGETPIFYTVTQIYDDLTVAMTADDPGTTPNGYLGQILPVTPNDELSWAEIIEIIAPARDEETDDHLRARLLGSDDWIAYGGNIADYLAMTSKITEVGATQVYPVWNGAGTVKLVVLDNSLMPANQDLIIKVKNLIDPTNSEAQGYGLAPIDHQVTVTAPTALTVDIATNIQIDSQHSAEAVKQQINDQLTEYFKNLRASWNLIDPKTGRGYAMMIYRSKILSQIMQIEGVMNATIPSLNGADSDIKLVFDNNTSQLPILGAVTLNE, from the coding sequence GTGACACCAGATGATTTAGCAGCGGAATTTGAAGAACACGATGTTGACTACTATATGGAAGAAATGCTGGACGCAGTACCAGACGACATTGATAAGCGTGAAGGTTCGGTAATTTATGATGCAATTGCCCCCGCTGCTTTGGTTATGGCTCAAGAGAATCAGCGTATGGCCATGATTATTAAAGAGACATATGTAAGAACAGCAGACGGCGAGTTCTTGGACTACCGTGCGCAAGAGCGAGGGACAGCTCGATATGCGGCGACTCAAACCGAAGTTAAAGCAAAAATAACTGATAGTGATGGCAACGGATTAACAAATGTACAGGTAGGCGACCAATTTGCAAGTATTGGTGAAACGCCTATTTTTTATACCGTTACGCAAATTTATGATGACTTAACGGTTGCGATGACAGCTGATGATCCTGGCACAACACCTAACGGCTATTTGGGGCAGATTTTACCGGTTACGCCAAATGACGAGTTGTCTTGGGCCGAGATTATCGAAATTATTGCACCAGCTCGAGATGAAGAAACTGACGACCACTTACGAGCAAGACTGCTGGGTTCGGATGATTGGATTGCCTACGGTGGCAATATTGCGGACTACCTAGCAATGACCAGCAAGATTACTGAAGTCGGTGCAACACAGGTTTATCCAGTTTGGAATGGTGCTGGGACGGTTAAATTAGTTGTTTTAGATAATTCATTAATGCCGGCTAATCAGGACTTAATTATAAAAGTTAAGAATCTGATTGACCCTACCAACAGTGAAGCTCAAGGCTATGGTTTGGCACCGATTGACCATCAGGTTACCGTAACTGCACCCACAGCCTTGACCGTTGATATTGCAACGAATATACAGATTGACAGTCAACACAGTGCAGAAGCAGTGAAACAGCAGATTAACGACCAATTGACCGAGTACTTTAAGAATTTGCGAGCTTCATGGAATTTAATTGATCCTAAGACAGGACGCGGCTATGCCATGATGATTTACCGATCAAAGATATTGTCACAAATTATGCAAATTGAAGGCGTAATGAATGCCACAATTCCTAGCTTGAATGGTGCTGACAGTGATATTAAGTTGGTGTTTGATAATAATACTTCGCAATTGCCAATCCTAGGGGCGGTGACACTGAATGAGTAA
- a CDS encoding putative phage tail protein, translating to MSNNLMNYLPDYYQDVYEMQAIMHAHGQVLDEFESKQIRTLLNQFVTQTDSRGIAVFENQVGVQPSPGDDLVTRQNRVLMHLLPPRPITIRYLRELFKTLKIPINITIDRQNVIVEGTSSSINNTQIDDIRYILNVYLPANMLYEIKIALKQALIGTDLFIGIGMKSKVTTVIDANVSQIF from the coding sequence ATGAGTAATAACTTGATGAATTATTTACCAGATTACTACCAAGACGTGTACGAAATGCAGGCAATTATGCATGCGCACGGGCAAGTCTTAGATGAATTTGAGAGTAAACAAATTCGAACGCTGCTCAATCAATTTGTAACACAGACCGATAGCAGGGGCATTGCGGTATTTGAGAATCAAGTCGGTGTGCAACCAAGCCCTGGCGATGATTTAGTTACTAGACAAAATCGGGTGCTGATGCACTTATTGCCACCAAGACCAATAACAATTAGATATTTACGAGAACTATTTAAGACGTTGAAAATACCGATAAATATTACAATTGATCGGCAGAATGTGATTGTTGAAGGTACTAGTTCTAGCATAAATAATACGCAAATTGACGATATTAGATATATTCTGAATGTTTATCTACCAGCTAACATGCTTTACGAAATCAAGATTGCTTTAAAACAGGCATTGATTGGCACTGATTTATTTATTGGCATTGGTATGAAGTCAAAAGTGACAACGGTAATCGATGCAAATGTATCGCAGATTTTTTAA